One Kwoniella dejecticola CBS 10117 chromosome 10, complete sequence DNA window includes the following coding sequences:
- a CDS encoding 60S ribosomal protein eL27, protein MKPPVYKPGKVAVVLSGRQAGKKVVVIKQSDDGTKERPYPHAVVAGIERYPLKVTKNMGKKRIARRSKVKPFIKVINYAHLLPTRYQLELESLKGSVSNETFKEPTQREDAKKAIKKAFEERYAKGNNRWFFSKLRF, encoded by the exons ATGAAACCACCAGTCTACAAGCCCGGAAAAGTCGCTGTCGTCCTCTCTGGTCGACAAGCCGGTAAAAAGGTTGTCGTCATCAAGCAATCTGATGATGGAACCAAGGAGAGACCTTACCCCCACGCCGTTGTTGCTGGTATCGAGCG ATACCCCCTCAAAGTCACCAAGAACATGGGTAAGAAGCGAATTGCCAGACGATCAAAGGTCAAGCCTTTCATCAAGGTCATCAACTACGCCCACCTCCTCCCTACCCGATACCAATTGGAACTCGAATCCTTGAAAGGTTCCGTCTCCAACGAGACTTTCAAGGAACCCACCCAACGTGAGGACGCCAAGAAGGCCATCAAGAAGGCCTTCGAAGAGCGATACGCCAAGGGTAACAACCGATGGT TCTTCTCCAAGCTCAGATTCTAA
- a CDS encoding methylenetetrahydrofolate reductase — MPQLISLLNDRTTPFHTFEFFPPRTEAGLVNLLDRIQRLASAPLPSPLTVSVTWGAGGSTADKSLELAEQIVKLGLKVILHLTCTNMPKEKVDQALEKCKSLGVRNILALRGDAPRSEEYSTDPNPQPDYFQHADDLVRYIRKNYDDYFCIGVAGYPTPHPDSETAEKDLEYLKIKCDAGADFIVTQLFYDVEGFLEWVKICRRKGITQPIIPGIMPIQNFASFRRLVNLTKCPVPETISSDLLPISSDDSAVKRYGAELATKMVKQILESQLVPGIHFCTLNLEKSVRTILENLHWTNSNVPSINKSPLIRHNRLIEDDQPQTNGAIAINGHTTANGLGSGHQISDLSVSPSEASQLAQWGLQHHSLPPVPKKGGIQGGATSNSGQGAEDSWDEYPNGRFTDVRSPAYGEIDGWGSGLKITAAQALKEWGTPTTVQELSAFFTSYLRASPETPTTPFCDLPLSPESQTILPHLLELNSEKMKCWTVGSQPCVDAIKSEDPIHGWGPRGGYVFQKAFVEFFVKEEEVQKLKEKVELKGQGKISMYAGNKSGSFRTNTEEDTVNAVTWGVFPGQEIVQSTIIETESFLAWKEEAFDIWTEWSLLYPRHSPARKLLESIAGEWWLVSLIHHDYKDKEALWRFLLDE; from the exons ATGCCGCAACTCATCTCTCTGTTGAATGACCGGACGACTCCGTTTCACACTTTCGAGTTTTTCCCGCCTCGAACGGAAGCCGGTCTGGTCAATCTACTAGATCGTATCCAGCGACTGGCTTCAGCACCTCTACCTTCCCCCTTGACAGTCTCGGTAACATGGGGTGCGGGAGGCTCTACCGCCGATAAGTCCCTGGAATTGGCTGAGCAAATTGTCAAGCTGGGATTGAAGGTTATATTGCATCTGACATGTACGAATATGCCTAAAGAGAAAGTCGACCAAGctcttgag AAATGTAAATCCCTTGGAGTTCGAAATATCTTAGCTCTACGCGGAGATGCGCCTCGATCCGAAGAATACTCTACCGATCCAAATCCACAGCCTGATTATTTCCAGCATGCCGACGATCTTGTACGATACATCCGCAAAAACTACGACGACTACTTCTGCATTGGTGTAGCTGGATATCCGACACCTCATCCCGATAGTGAGACCGCCGAGAAGGATCTGGAatacctcaagatcaagtgtGATGCTGGCGCGGATTTCATCGTTACTCAACTGTTCTACGATGTCGAAGGGTTCTTGGAATGGGTCAAGATATGCAGACGAAAAG GCATCACTCAACCAATTATACCTGGAATTATGCCGATCCAGAACTTCGCCTCATTCAGACGACTAGTGAACCTCACCAAATGCCCTGTCCCAGAAACCATCTCCTCAGATCTCTTACCTATCTCTTCCGATGATTCAGCAGTCAAGCGGTACGGAGCGGAACTAGCTACCAAGATGGTGAAACAGATCTTAGAATCACAACTGGTGCCTGGAATTCACTTTTGCACATTAAATCTCGAAAAATCAGTACGAACCATCTTAGAGAACCTACACTGGACCAACTCGAATGTACCATCCATCAACAAGTCACCCTTGATTAGACATAATAGGCTCATAGAGGACGATCAGCCGCAAACGAATGGTGCGATCGCTATCAACGGACATACTACTGCCAATGGACTAGGATCAGGTCACCAGATTTCCGATCTGTCCGTTAGTCCGAGCGAAGCTTCTCAGCTCGCGCAATGGGGATTGCAGCATCATTCGTTACCGCCTGTGCCCAAGAAAGGAGGGATACAAGGTGGCGCAACTTCCAACAGTGGTCAAGGCGCCGAGGATAGCTGGGATGAATATCCCAATGGTCGATTTACGGATGTCAGGTCGCCTGCCTATGGTGAGATTGATGGTTGGGGAAGTGGGCTTAAGATCACA GCCGCTCAAGCTCTCAAGGAGTGGGGCACCCCTACAACCGTCCAAGAACTATCGGCATTCTTCACCTCGTATCTCCGTGCTTCGCCTGAAACACCTACAACACCATTCTGCGATCTCCCCCTTTCCCCCGAATCCCAAACGATCTTACCTCACCTATTAGAGTTGAATTCGGAAAAGATGAAATGCTGGACCGTGGGTTCGCAGCCTTGTGTGGACGCCATCAAGTCGGAGGATCCAATTCACGGCTGGGGTCCGCGAGGCGGATACGTCTTCCAGAAGGCCTTTGTGGAGTTCTTCgtgaaagaagaggaagtccagaaattgaaggagaaagtggagTTGAAAGGTCAAGGGAAAATCAGTATGTACGCAGGGAATAAATCGGGATCGTTCAGGACGAACACAGAGGAAGATACCGTGAATGCGGTCACGTGGGGTGTATTCCCAGGACAAGAGATCGTTCAGTCGACAATTATAGAGACGGAGAGTTTCTTGGcgtggaaagaagaagcttttGATATTTGGACGGAATGGTCTTTACTCTACCCCCGACATTCGCCAGCTAGGAAGTTGTTGGAGTCGATAGCGGGTGAATGGTGGTTGGTCAGTCTGATCCATCACGACTATAAAGACAAAGAAGCGTTGTGGAGGTTCCTGTTGGATGAATAG
- a CDS encoding diphthamide biosynthesis protein 1 has protein sequence MDAVEGIDKPTKGTQNTSEASGSKPKPRKRFVGSSKPSSSRTPIRKVANQVPDDILNDPHLNAAIKGLPGNYNFEIHKTIHHIRRDGVKSVALQMPEGLMMYGCAIADIIETFTGALPMLLADVTYGACCIDDYTAKEMGAEMIVHYGHSCLIPVSQTTLKTLYIFVEIAIDTTHLCLSVRRNFPSSRESFRRLILGAGEAEPGAAVPITLEESDQRDQKRTDTIHAEDVKEEDLPTRLALVSTIQFVASIQNLRDDLDKAMPPPDEVDPSKEEKDGALLKVNKGEIGVWRGKYEVTIPQVRPLSPGEVLGCTAPKLKDVDGLIYVGDGRFHLESIMIANPTVPAFRYDPYSKKFTRETYEHTEMRGIRGEAVKTARKGLVEKGSGSWAVLLGTLGRQGSLSVLKSITSTLPPDSIPPLLILLSELSPLKLSLFSHEEISTFIQTSCPRLSIDWGYAFSRPLLSPYEASVASGRVRGWGGLDLAHAVPLNIKGRVKAEEQGEGDYPMDFYSDNSLGPWTPRHKVKA, from the exons ATGGACGCCGTGGAAGGTATAGACAAGCCCACAAAAGGCACCCAGAACACATCGGAAGCATCAGGTAGCAAGCCCAAACCCCGAAAGAGATTTGTAGGAAGTTCGAAGCCTTCCTCCTCTCGAACTCCCATACGAAAAGTCGCCAACCAAGTTCCGGATGATATATTGAATGACCCTCATCTGAATGCGGCTATCAAAG GTCTGCCTGGCAATTACAATTTCGAGATTCATAAGACGATACATCACATACGCCGAGATGGGGTCAAGTCAGTAGCGCTGCAAATGCCTGAGggtttgatgatgtatggTTGTGCAATCGCGGATATCATTGAAAC ATTTACTGGGGCTTTACCGATGTTGTTAGCTGATGTCACGTATGGTGCATGCT GTATCGACGATTATACGGCCAAGGAGATGGGCGCTGAGATGATTGTGCATTATGGTCATTCTTGTTTGA TACCGGTCTCCCAGACGACCTTGAAGACGTTAtacatcttcgtcgaaaTAGCGATCGATACAACCCATCTCTGCCTATCTGTCCGGCGCAACTTCCCTTCGAGCAGAGAATCCTTCAGACGACTAATCTTGGgcgctggagaagctgaaccGGGCGCAGCTGTGCCCATAACCCTAGAAGAATCGGATCAACGGGATCAGAAACGTACCGACACCATACACGCAGAAGACgtgaaggaagaggatcttCCGACGAGATTAGCATTAGTCTCTACGATCCAGTTCGTAGCTTCCATACAAAATCTACGGGACGATCTGGACAAAGCTATGCCTCCTCCAGACGAGGTCGATCCAtcgaaggaagagaaggacggGGCACTTTTGAAGGTGAATAAAGGTGAAATAGGTGTGTGGCGCGGGAAGTACGAAGTTACTATCCCTCAAGTCCGGCCTCTATCTCCTGGGGAAGTGTTAGGATGTACGGCTCCGAAGTTGAAGGATGTGGATGGTTTAAT ATATGTCGGAGACGGTCGATTTCACCTGGAATCCATAATGATAGCCAACCCCACAGTCCCTGCATTCCGATACGACCCATACTCCAAGAAATTTACTCGAGAGACGTACGAGCACAcggagatgagagggatcCGAGGCGAAGCGGTCAAGACTGCTCGCAAGGGCTTGGTGGAGAAAGGTAGTGGTAGTTGGGCGGTGTTGTTGGGTACCTTAGGCAGACAAGGTAGTCTTAGTGTATTGAAG TCGATTACATCAACTCTGCCTCCCGACTCAATACCGCCCCTCTTGATCTTACTCTCCGAGCTGTCACCGCTGAAACTCTCGTTGTTCTCGCATGAGGAGATCTCGACGTTCATACAGACTTCTTGTCCCAGACTATCGATAGATTGGGGGTATGCGTTCTCGCGGCCTCTGCTGAGTCCGTACGAAGCTAGTGTAGCCAGCGGAAGGGTGAGGGGATGGGGTGGATTGGACCTCGCTCACGCAGTACCGTTAAATATAAAGGGGAGAGTCAAAGCGGAAGAACAGGGCGAAGGGGATTATCCGATGGATTTTTATAGTGATAACAGTCTTGGACCTTGGACACCTCGACACAAGGTCAAAGCCTGA